Proteins found in one Geomonas subterranea genomic segment:
- the ligD gene encoding DNA ligase D, whose amino-acid sequence MGLEEYQRKRDLSKTPEPHGKGGRSVREWRFVVHKHAASHLHYDFRLEMDGVLKSWAIPKGPSLDPSVKRLAMMVEDHPYEYGDFEGVIPKGNYGAGEVIIWDAGTFHAAGSEDPEQGLELLREGLRKGDLKFVLHGEKLNGEFALVRIKSDKGNSWLLIKKHDRFAGSDDVTRLERSVVSNATIEDVRAGRMPQRPPVRLSVSDQPDMTGASPLALMPRQLAPMLATSAAEPFDDPDWLFEIKLDGYRAIAEVAGQDVALYSRNNLSFNKKFPTVVAALASLGVEAVFDGEVVVLDETGRSYFQLLQNYQRTGRGNIAYFIFDLLYLSGEDLRNRPLLARKERLRALLPDLPDLRYSDHVMESGKEFFELARQNNLEGILAKRAASLYQAGKRSREWLKIKVRLQQEAVICGFTQPRRSRKGLGALVLGVYEDDRLVCIGFAGGGFDEAGLKEMYDLLQPLVQDGSPFQQPVKSDMPITWVRPELVCEVEFSEWTDENVMRQPVYLGLREDKEPKSVVREMVASPPAPPQRAADAPPPILPRQAGGKGASGKKGQEEIIILDGHRLELSNLDKVFWPDQGYTKGDVINYYRSVAHAMLPHLVDRPESLYRTPNGIAGPGFFQKEAGELPPSWITTREIYSKHVDKNIKFFVCQDEATLVYMANLGCIEINPWLSRLQHLDYPDYFVIDLDPEDIPFAKVIETALAVREVLDRAGAVSFPKTSGATGIHIYVPLGARYDYDAAVEFARVIATLVHHKAPDFTSILRSPKLRQKKVYLDYLQNKPGQTLAAPYSIRPRPGATVSTPLTWEEVNPGLDPGRFTIATMPGRLEQLGDLFAGVLGPGIDLEQCIENLERG is encoded by the coding sequence ATGGGACTGGAGGAGTATCAGCGCAAGAGGGACCTGAGTAAAACGCCCGAGCCGCATGGCAAAGGCGGCCGTTCCGTGAGGGAATGGCGTTTCGTGGTCCACAAGCACGCGGCCTCCCACCTGCATTACGATTTTCGCCTGGAGATGGACGGGGTGCTGAAGAGTTGGGCGATACCCAAGGGGCCGTCGCTCGATCCGTCGGTGAAGCGTCTCGCCATGATGGTCGAGGATCACCCGTACGAGTACGGCGATTTCGAGGGGGTGATCCCGAAAGGGAACTACGGCGCCGGCGAGGTGATCATCTGGGATGCCGGGACCTTCCATGCCGCCGGGAGTGAGGACCCGGAACAGGGTCTCGAGCTTTTGCGCGAGGGGCTGCGCAAAGGGGACCTGAAGTTCGTCCTGCACGGCGAGAAGCTGAACGGAGAGTTCGCCCTGGTGCGCATCAAGAGCGACAAGGGGAATTCCTGGCTCCTGATCAAGAAGCACGACCGCTTTGCCGGCAGCGACGACGTGACGCGGCTGGAGCGCTCGGTGGTGAGTAACGCCACCATCGAGGACGTCCGGGCGGGCAGGATGCCGCAGCGCCCGCCAGTCCGACTGAGTGTGTCGGACCAGCCGGACATGACCGGCGCTTCCCCGCTCGCCCTCATGCCGCGCCAGCTCGCCCCGATGCTGGCCACCTCCGCCGCCGAGCCCTTCGACGACCCGGACTGGCTCTTCGAAATCAAGCTGGACGGCTACCGCGCCATCGCGGAAGTCGCCGGCCAGGACGTGGCGCTCTACTCGCGCAACAACCTATCCTTCAACAAGAAGTTCCCCACCGTGGTGGCGGCGCTCGCCTCCCTCGGTGTCGAGGCGGTCTTCGACGGCGAGGTGGTGGTGCTGGACGAAACCGGCCGCTCCTATTTCCAACTGCTGCAGAACTACCAGCGCACCGGCCGCGGCAACATAGCCTACTTCATCTTCGACCTCCTCTACCTGAGCGGCGAAGACCTGCGCAACCGGCCGCTGCTCGCCCGCAAGGAAAGATTGCGCGCCCTGCTTCCCGACCTCCCCGACCTCCGCTACAGCGACCACGTCATGGAGTCGGGCAAGGAGTTCTTCGAGCTCGCGCGCCAGAACAACCTGGAGGGAATCCTGGCCAAGCGCGCCGCGAGCCTGTACCAGGCCGGGAAAAGGAGCAGGGAGTGGCTGAAAATCAAGGTGCGACTGCAGCAGGAGGCGGTCATCTGCGGCTTCACCCAGCCGCGCCGCAGCCGGAAAGGGCTCGGGGCACTGGTGCTCGGGGTCTACGAGGACGACCGGCTAGTCTGCATCGGCTTCGCCGGAGGAGGGTTTGACGAGGCGGGTCTCAAGGAGATGTACGACCTGCTGCAGCCGCTGGTGCAAGACGGATCACCGTTCCAGCAACCGGTCAAGTCCGACATGCCGATCACGTGGGTGCGGCCGGAACTGGTCTGCGAGGTGGAGTTCTCCGAATGGACCGACGAGAACGTGATGCGCCAACCGGTATACCTGGGACTGAGGGAGGACAAGGAACCGAAGAGCGTGGTGCGCGAGATGGTCGCCTCCCCCCCGGCGCCGCCGCAGCGCGCCGCCGATGCGCCCCCCCCTATCCTTCCGCGTCAGGCGGGCGGCAAAGGGGCGAGCGGTAAGAAAGGGCAGGAAGAAATCATTATCCTGGACGGCCACCGGCTCGAGCTTTCCAACCTTGACAAGGTGTTCTGGCCGGACCAGGGGTACACCAAGGGTGACGTCATCAACTACTACCGGAGCGTGGCCCACGCCATGCTCCCCCACCTGGTCGACCGTCCGGAGTCCCTGTACCGCACCCCCAACGGCATCGCCGGCCCCGGTTTCTTCCAGAAGGAGGCGGGCGAGCTGCCCCCTTCCTGGATCACCACCCGCGAGATCTACTCCAAGCACGTGGACAAGAACATCAAGTTCTTCGTCTGCCAAGACGAGGCGACCCTGGTCTACATGGCCAACCTCGGCTGCATCGAAATCAACCCATGGCTGTCACGCCTGCAGCACCTCGACTACCCGGACTACTTCGTCATCGACCTCGACCCCGAGGACATCCCCTTCGCGAAGGTAATCGAGACGGCGCTGGCGGTCCGGGAGGTGCTTGACCGGGCCGGCGCCGTCAGCTTCCCCAAGACCTCCGGCGCAACCGGGATCCACATCTACGTTCCGCTGGGTGCCAGGTATGACTACGATGCCGCCGTCGAGTTCGCCCGGGTCATCGCCACCTTGGTGCACCACAAGGCCCCCGACTTCACCAGCATCCTGCGCAGCCCCAAACTGCGGCAGAAAAAGGTCTACCTCGACTACCTGCAGAACAAGCCGGGACAGACCCTGGCGGCACCCTACAGCATCCGCCCCAGGCCCGGGGCGACCGTGTCGACCCCGCTTACGTGGGAGGAGGTGAACCCAGGCCTCGACCCCGGCCGGTTCACCATCGCCACCATGCCGGGACGGCTGGAGCAGCTGGGGGACCTGTTCGCGGGGGTGCTGGGGCCGGGAATCGATCTGGAGCAGTGCATCGAAAACCTGGAGCGGGGGTAG
- a CDS encoding DUF1328 family protein, with protein sequence MLRWAIIFFIIAVIAAVFGFGGIATAAAGIAKLLFYLFLVVAVVMLVAGLLAGRSITR encoded by the coding sequence ATGTTACGTTGGGCCATCATATTTTTCATCATCGCCGTAATTGCCGCCGTGTTCGGCTTCGGTGGTATCGCAACAGCGGCAGCCGGTATCGCCAAACTGCTCTTCTACCTGTTCCTGGTGGTCGCAGTGGTTATGCTGGTGGCAGGCCTTCTGGCAGGACGGAGCATTACACGATGA
- a CDS encoding ADP-polyphosphate phosphotransferase encodes MKISTGQFRVKPKDKVELKQWPTSVPPFYHSKEQYQELLNEQIERLSTLQGLLYANNSWSILLIFQAMDAAGKDSMIKHVLSGINPQGCEVYSFKHPSPEELDHDFLWRSIRRLPERGRIGIFNRSYYEEVLIVRVHPEILAAENLPDELSTKKNIWRDRLRSMNDLEAHLTRNGTRIIKFFLHISKEEQRKRFLERIDNPEKNWKFNRDDIEERKLWKQYMGAYEDCLGATSSKDAPWYVVPADVKKNARLIVAQVVVDLLEELQMNYPETSEEKRRELLAIREELVKS; translated from the coding sequence ATGAAGATCTCGACCGGGCAATTTCGGGTGAAACCAAAGGACAAGGTGGAGCTGAAGCAGTGGCCTACCTCGGTCCCCCCTTTTTACCACTCCAAGGAACAGTACCAGGAGCTTCTGAACGAACAGATCGAACGGCTGAGCACCCTGCAGGGGCTGCTCTATGCGAATAACAGCTGGTCCATCCTGCTCATCTTCCAGGCCATGGACGCCGCCGGCAAGGACAGCATGATCAAGCACGTCCTCTCGGGGATCAACCCGCAGGGGTGCGAGGTGTACTCTTTCAAACACCCAAGCCCCGAGGAACTGGACCACGATTTCCTCTGGCGCAGCATCAGGCGCCTGCCGGAGCGGGGCCGCATCGGCATCTTCAACCGTTCGTACTACGAGGAGGTGCTTATCGTCCGGGTGCACCCGGAAATCCTCGCGGCGGAAAACCTTCCGGACGAACTGTCGACGAAGAAGAACATCTGGCGCGACCGCCTCCGTTCCATGAACGACCTGGAAGCGCACCTGACCAGAAACGGCACCCGCATCATCAAGTTCTTCCTGCACATCTCCAAGGAGGAGCAGCGCAAGCGGTTCCTGGAGCGGATCGACAACCCGGAGAAGAACTGGAAATTCAACCGGGATGACATAGAGGAGCGCAAGCTCTGGAAGCAGTACATGGGTGCCTACGAGGATTGCCTGGGTGCCACCAGCAGCAAGGATGCGCCATGGTACGTGGTGCCTGCGGACGTCAAGAAAAACGCGCGGCTTATCGTGGCCCAGGTGGTCGTAGACCTGCTGGAAGAGCTGCAGATGAACTACCCGGAAACATCGGAAGAAAAACGGCGGGAGTTGCTCGCCATCCGCGAGGAGTTGGTGAAATCGTGA